TGCACGAAGATTAGATTCACTTTCACGAAGAGCCATTTCAGTTTTTTTACTCTGCGTTATATCTGTAGCATGAACAATGAGCCCAGCTACATTTCCGTTACTAAGTATGTGTGGTGTATAGACAATACTAAGCCATCTGTCGGTTCCCATTCTTGAAGGTGCAAACATTTCATATTTTTCCTGCTGGCCCGCATAGGCAATTTTAAGGTGAGGCAGTACTTTCTCATAACCTGCCTCTCCTATAAACTCGCGTACTGTTTTACCAATAGCTTCCTTTTTGTCAACCGAAAACCAATCCATAAAAACAGAATTATACGACTGATAACGCTGTTCTCCATCGAGATAAAAAATCATGGCAGGCACTGTATCCCTTAATAATTCCAGATGTGCCTCACTTTCTTCAAGTGCGTGTTGTGCCTGAACTTGTGCAGTTACATCTATAGCAATATCTAATATCGCATCAATTTCTCCTGATTTATTTCTTATTGGCGTATAAGAAATATTATAATAATTGTCTTTTAGTATTCCGCTTTGAACAATTTTAACAAGAGATGCAGGGGAAATAAAAGGAATGCCTGTTGTCAAAACATCATCGAGTATTTTAAGATAGGCCTGGCCTTCAGTAATAAGTTCAGGCATCACCTCACGCAGAGGCAGCCCTTCAATATTCGGACCTTTTCCAACAATATCAATAAAAGTCTGATTAGGATTTTCAACGATTAAATCACGTCCTACAAATAAACCAATCCCGGCAGGAGCAGCAGCAATTAGGCTTTTTAGCCGTGCTTCACTTTCTTCAACTGCACGGCGACTCAAAACCTGCTTTGTTACATCAGTTGCTACAACAAGAAGATTGTTTGTTTTTTGAAATCCGCTTTTATTAACCTGATAAGTAAGATCTACATAAACATTGTCCAATACCCCACTACGAAAAAGCTCAACCTCAACTTCTTTAGCCATATAAGGATTTCCTGTAATAATCACTTCTCTCAAAAGATCGTCAAACCCCTGTCCTTCAAGTTCCGGAAGTGCCTTTAGCAAAGGTTTCCCAATTAGATCTTTTCGGTTTCGTCCAACCAATTCACAGTAGAAAATATTTGCACTTTGAAAAACCAGCTCATCATCCACGCTTAATGTTGCAATACCCACAGGTGAATCCTCAAAAATAGACGCGAACCCGCTTTTATTTATTTCGATAGTATCTAAGTTACATGATGTATTTTCTGTACAGGTTACAAAAACTCCTTGAATGTTATTAAATGAAGTATACAATGGGCTATATCCTAAAGAAAGCTGGAGACTCAATATATCATTATTTCTAATTAATGTTAGGTCTAAAGCATCTTTTGATTTAAAAATACTATCATCAAGCATTGCATTTATAGTTTGAGCTATAGTATGCCATTGAGAAGTTAATACTTTATCCATAGGCTGGCCCAATAAATCAGAAAATTTATCTCCAACTGTTAGATAGTTCTTAAATGAATCGTTAAAAAAGAAGTGTTTTTCATTGCCCCATACAATAAACATGGCAACTGGAGAAGTAACCATAATTCCTATCGCAGTCCTAAGACTTTCAGGCCAATCTGAAACATGCCCTAAATCAACAAGATTTAAGCTACTTAGAAGAATACCAGTCTCTCCTCCGTTTTTCAAAAATGCGTATTCCAAACCACTATTCCCTTCCAGTACTTCCTTCATTTATTTCACTCTAATTTCTAATGTGAAGGTACTATAAATTTAGGTTTGAAGTCGTTCCTTTTTACTACAAAATTATTTCTATCTGATTTTTTCCCGGAAGAATAAAAATAATTTGTCGTTTGTCTGTTTCAAGGTAATTCACAAATACATTCGAAACTAAAAATCTGCAAATTATGGAAAACCGTAAACACCGTATTTCTTTTACGTCGAACTTTAGGTTACTAATGAAAGAATCAAACTTAAAGTTGAATGCAAGGTTTTTAATTTCAAATTGAATTTATGCTAAAAAGAACTATTCTAATTGAAAACAAATTTTCTATTACGGCAAAAAACAATCAGCTGGTACTGAAATCAGAAATGCGGGAGAGTACAATTCCTATTGAAGATATCGGATTTCTTGTTCTCGATCATAATGAAATATACCTGAGTATTCCTGCTATGAATTTACTTGTTGAAAACAATACATCTATTGTAATCTGCGGAAAAAATCATCTTCCTAATGGCATGGTTTTAAACCTCAACAGTCATCATATTCAGCAGGAAATATTCAAAAATCAAATTGAAGCTTCCATACCATTAAAAAAACAATTATGGCAGCAAACCATAATTGAAAAAATTAAAAACCAGGGGCTTTTACTTGAAAAAATAACAAAATCCAAAAACAGTTTCCCTTTTCTGGCCAGTAAAGTATTGAGTGGTGATTCTTCAAACATGGAAGGAGTTGCTGCACAACAATATTGGAAATACTTCCCCCAGCCGCATTTAGATTTTGACGGAATCAAAAGGGAACGCTATGGGGACTATCCTAACAATTTTCTGAATTACGGTTACGCCATTTTAAGAGCAGCTACTGCCCGTGCGCTTTCCGGAAGCGGATTACTCAATACATTAGGAATTCACCATAAAAGTAAATACAATGCTTTTGCACTTGCGGATGATATTATGGAGCCATTCCGCCCTATTGTCGATGAAAAAGTATTTGAAATTATGCAGTGTTTTGAGGAACAGGAATTAAACACCATTATTAAGGCTGAATTATTACAAATATTAACCCGGACAGTTTATTTTAAAGAGGAGAAAAGTCCTTTAATGATCGCTTTGCAAAAAACGGCAAGTTCGCTTC
The Flavobacterium flavigenum genome window above contains:
- a CDS encoding PAS domain-containing protein → MKEVLEGNSGLEYAFLKNGGETGILLSSLNLVDLGHVSDWPESLRTAIGIMVTSPVAMFIVWGNEKHFFFNDSFKNYLTVGDKFSDLLGQPMDKVLTSQWHTIAQTINAMLDDSIFKSKDALDLTLIRNNDILSLQLSLGYSPLYTSFNNIQGVFVTCTENTSCNLDTIEINKSGFASIFEDSPVGIATLSVDDELVFQSANIFYCELVGRNRKDLIGKPLLKALPELEGQGFDDLLREVIITGNPYMAKEVEVELFRSGVLDNVYVDLTYQVNKSGFQKTNNLLVVATDVTKQVLSRRAVEESEARLKSLIAAAPAGIGLFVGRDLIVENPNQTFIDIVGKGPNIEGLPLREVMPELITEGQAYLKILDDVLTTGIPFISPASLVKIVQSGILKDNYYNISYTPIRNKSGEIDAILDIAIDVTAQVQAQHALEESEAHLELLRDTVPAMIFYLDGEQRYQSYNSVFMDWFSVDKKEAIGKTVREFIGEAGYEKVLPHLKIAYAGQQEKYEMFAPSRMGTDRWLSIVYTPHILSNGNVAGLIVHATDITQSKKTEMALRESESNLRAVIAAAPVAVSLFVGENLIIKNANQSFTKYAGTAANPEGKMLSDVLKDGGSETFLKTVKEVYQTGRSFSASGIPGLNTKEKETHFYKVSLTPLLNGEGNIYAVLYVGSDVTSELDSIRKVEQAEAVMRSAVELAELGTWSMDVQSGITTISQRHADMFGFKDTVMTSEKARSLIILADQNRVKEAFFAAQKIGSSGKYEAEYKIIHGITGREKIIHSIGQTFFDDEGQPVLINGTAQDITIQRQLQLALENEVKQRTSELETTLKKLQISNLELEKSNDALKHSNHELAQFAYVASHDLQEPLRKIQIFAGLLKDGKSSMDPDTIVSKIASSGARMSLLISDLLAFSRLLNPEKSFKPVNLNVVIKDLWNDFEIAAQEKNATLIVESLPVVNASKLQMNQLFYNLMSNALKFTKAGTRPEIKINVETVTRTYLENITRDAIVSDNYHHITFTDNGIGFEKDYENQIFEIFKRLHEQHIFPGTGIGLALCKRIVMNHQGVMYAESEPNKGTKFHIFLPV
- the cas1 gene encoding type II CRISPR-associated endonuclease Cas1; protein product: MLKRTILIENKFSITAKNNQLVLKSEMRESTIPIEDIGFLVLDHNEIYLSIPAMNLLVENNTSIVICGKNHLPNGMVLNLNSHHIQQEIFKNQIEASIPLKKQLWQQTIIEKIKNQGLLLEKITKSKNSFPFLASKVLSGDSSNMEGVAAQQYWKYFPQPHLDFDGIKRERYGDYPNNFLNYGYAILRAATARALSGSGLLNTLGIHHKSKYNAFALADDIMEPFRPIVDEKVFEIMQCFEEQELNTIIKAELLQILTRTVYFKEEKSPLMIALQKTASSLQQCFTGNRKKIKYPALWNLTDIE